One window of the Salvelinus alpinus chromosome 13, SLU_Salpinus.1, whole genome shotgun sequence genome contains the following:
- the rad51c gene encoding DNA repair protein RAD51 homolog 3 isoform X1, producing the protein MQRDVSSYAIAPSVKVKLLNAGFLSAADLCDLRPLQLSKEACISQEEAVEVLQAVRCELGQERAAAGRLTALELLGREQELGTIVTFCSALDMALGGGMPVGKTTEVCGAPGVGKTQLCIQLSVDVQIPVCFGGLGGKSLYIDTEGSFLVQRAVDLAQAAVEHCGLLAEDSEQQEALKGFTVETILSNLFLVRCHDYVELLAETYLLADFLAQHPGVRLVVIDSIAFSFRHDFDDLSQRTRLLNGLAQRLIQMATNHNVAVILTNQMTTKVWSGQSKLVPALGESWGHAATQRLILHWEGTHRLASLYKSPSQREATVPYQITGQGFRDVPPSDQPKASDDPSVRQSGSLSKRPRMEEDQSTRT; encoded by the exons ATGCAGAGGGATGTGTCGAGCTACGCCATTGCGCCGTCTGTCAAAGTGAAACTCCTCAATGCTGGGTTTCTTTCTGCTGCAGACCTGTGTGACTTGCGACCTCTCCAACTCAGCAAAG AGGCCTGCATCTCCCAGGAGGAGGCAGTAGAGGTGCTGCAGGCTGTGAGGTGTGAGCTTGGCCAGGAGAGGGCAGCAGCAGGCAGGCTGACAGCCCTGGAGCTTCTGGGGAGAGAGCAGGAGCTGGGCACTATAGTCACTTTCTGCTCAGCACTGGATATGGCCCTGGGAGGGGGCATGCCAGTTGGAAAGACCACTGAGGTCTGCGGGGCGCCTGGGGTGGGAAAGACCCAGCTCTG TATCCAGTTGTCAGTAGATGTGCAGATCCCTGTGTGTTTTGGGGGGTTGGGAGGCAAGTCTCTGTACATAGACACAGAGGGCAGCTTCCTGGTCCAGAGGGCTGTGGACCTAGCGCAGGCAGCTGTGGAGCACTGTGGGCTTCTAGCAGAGGATTCAG AACAGCAGGAAGCCTTGAAGGGGTTCACTGTGGAAACAATCCTCTCCAACTTATTCCTTGTCCGTTGCCATGACTACGTGGAGCTGTTGGCAGAGACATACCTCCTGGCTGACTTCCTGGCCCAGCACCCTGGG GTCCGGCTGGTGGTGATTGACAGCATTGCCTTCTCGTTTCGCCATGACTTTGATGACCTCTCCCAGAGGACCCGCCTCTTGAACGGCCTCGCCCAGCGGCTCATCCAGATGGCCACCAATCACAATGTCGCG GTCATTCTTACCAATCAGATGACTACAAAGGTTTGGAGTGGCCAATCGAAGCTTGTTCCTGCCTTAG GTGAGAGCTGGGGTCACGCTGCTACACAGAGACTCATCCTACACTGGGAGGGCACACACAG ACTTGCATCCCTGTACAAGTCGCCCAGCCAAAGGGAGGCCACAGTACCCTACCAGATCACT GGTCAAGGCTTTCGAGACGTGCCCCCCTCAGACCAACCAAAGGCGTCAGATGACCCCTCTGTGAGACAATCGGGAAGCTTGAGCAAGCGTCCCCGGATGGAAGAGGACCAATCTACAAGAACATAG
- the rad51c gene encoding DNA repair protein RAD51 homolog 3 isoform X2: MQRDVSSYAIAPSVKVKLLNAGFLSAADLCDLRPLQLSKEACISQEEAVEVLQAVRCELGQERAAAGRLTALELLGREQELGTIVTFCSALDMALGGGMPVGKTTEVCGAPGVGKTQLCIQLSVDVQIPVCFGGLGGKSLYIDTEGSFLVQRAVDLAQAAVEHCGLLAEDSEQQEALKGFTVETILSNLFLVRCHDYVELLAETYLLADFLAQHPGVRLVVIDSIAFSFRHDFDDLSQRTRLLNGLAQRLIQMATNHNVAVILTNQMTTKVWSGQSKLVPALGESWGHAATQRLILHWEGTHRLASLYKSPSQREATVPYQITVSTQHWLSPNTLKWLPFPTSCPS; the protein is encoded by the exons ATGCAGAGGGATGTGTCGAGCTACGCCATTGCGCCGTCTGTCAAAGTGAAACTCCTCAATGCTGGGTTTCTTTCTGCTGCAGACCTGTGTGACTTGCGACCTCTCCAACTCAGCAAAG AGGCCTGCATCTCCCAGGAGGAGGCAGTAGAGGTGCTGCAGGCTGTGAGGTGTGAGCTTGGCCAGGAGAGGGCAGCAGCAGGCAGGCTGACAGCCCTGGAGCTTCTGGGGAGAGAGCAGGAGCTGGGCACTATAGTCACTTTCTGCTCAGCACTGGATATGGCCCTGGGAGGGGGCATGCCAGTTGGAAAGACCACTGAGGTCTGCGGGGCGCCTGGGGTGGGAAAGACCCAGCTCTG TATCCAGTTGTCAGTAGATGTGCAGATCCCTGTGTGTTTTGGGGGGTTGGGAGGCAAGTCTCTGTACATAGACACAGAGGGCAGCTTCCTGGTCCAGAGGGCTGTGGACCTAGCGCAGGCAGCTGTGGAGCACTGTGGGCTTCTAGCAGAGGATTCAG AACAGCAGGAAGCCTTGAAGGGGTTCACTGTGGAAACAATCCTCTCCAACTTATTCCTTGTCCGTTGCCATGACTACGTGGAGCTGTTGGCAGAGACATACCTCCTGGCTGACTTCCTGGCCCAGCACCCTGGG GTCCGGCTGGTGGTGATTGACAGCATTGCCTTCTCGTTTCGCCATGACTTTGATGACCTCTCCCAGAGGACCCGCCTCTTGAACGGCCTCGCCCAGCGGCTCATCCAGATGGCCACCAATCACAATGTCGCG GTCATTCTTACCAATCAGATGACTACAAAGGTTTGGAGTGGCCAATCGAAGCTTGTTCCTGCCTTAG GTGAGAGCTGGGGTCACGCTGCTACACAGAGACTCATCCTACACTGGGAGGGCACACACAG ACTTGCATCCCTGTACAAGTCGCCCAGCCAAAGGGAGGCCACAGTACCCTACCAGATCACTGTGAGTACACAACACTGGCTTTCTCCCAACACTCTCAAATGGCTTCCTTTCCCCACCTCCTGTCCATCATGA